The window CAGCGCATGGACGCCCTCTACGAACAGGTGCGCCTCCTGGTCAACTTCTTCTTACCCTCCATGAAGCTTCTCGAGAAGACCCGAGAGGGCGCCAGGGTCAGGAAGACCTATGATACACCCCGGACTCCCTATCAGCGAGTGTTGGCTTCGCCGGATGTCTCCCAAGAGGATAAGGATCGGCTCACCGCTGTCTACGACACCCTCAACCCGGCCGAGATCACCAGGAACATCAAGAAACTACAGGCCGAATTGCGATCACGTAAAGTAAGATTCCTAAATGAGGCAACCAAGACCCCAAAGTAAGATTCTTAGATGATGCAATACGGCCCGGTTCGAATCCTCGCGACCTGCGCCCACTCCGACCCAGCATTCCGGCGCCCGTTTCAGAGAGCGTGCCTGAGGATGACCCACACGGCGACGGTGACGCTTGGAGCAGGCCCGCCGGGAAACGGGACCAAACCCGGCACGTGGGAAGTAGTTGGTTCGAGGGTCGGTCGGCTATCATCCTCGCTATAGCGGGCAGGAGACGTCGAAGTCTCGATGGAATGGTCCGCCGTCGACCGTTGAAAGCTGCCCGCCGTCTCGGCGCGGGTCGCCACTGTGCCGGAAAGGACACTCTGATGCGTACTCGTCCGGTCCGCGTTTTCAGCGTGTTCACGCTCCTCACCCTGGCCCTCCTCGCGTCCGTGCCGGCGTACGGGGAGATGACCACCGTGCTGGTCACCGCAAAGACGGACGGCTCGGCTCCGCCTTACGGTGGTGACTACCCGGCCGTCAGCTCGGACGGCCGATGTGTGGCCTTCATGTCCGGGTCCGACGAGCTTCCGCCCGGAGCGGGCAATGGATACGCGCAGTTCTACCGCCGCGACGTGCTCACCGGCACGACAGTCCGCGTGAGCGTGTCCAGTTCGGGCGCCATGGCGAACTACAACCCCTACAACTGGTACCAGCCGGAGATCAGCGCGGACGGCTCGCGGGTGGAATTTAGCACAATGGCCACAAACGTCGTGCCGGACGCGGCAAACTGGACCGATGTCTTCATGCGAGACGTGAATGCCGGGACGACTTCGTGGGTCAGCGTGAACAGCAGCGGGGTTCAGGGTAACCGGAACAGCGATTTTCCGGCCATCAGCGCCAACGGACGCTACGTGGCCTTCTCGTCCACGTCGTTCAACCTGGCGCCCGGCACCGAGGATAACATCGAGAACGTGTTTCTTCGCGACACGACGGGCGGCACGACCGTGAGGGCAAGCATCGCCGAGTCCGGCGCGCAGCCGAAGGCGGACTGCTCATATCCAAGCGTGAATAACAATGGCGATGTGGTGGCGTTCGTATCGCGGGCCAACAATCTCGTGGCCAACGATGCGAATACCTGTGACGACGTGTTCGTCCGCTACCTCTCCACCAACCACACCATCTGCGTGAGCGTTGACACCATCGGCACCCCCGCTAACTCCACAAGCAGTATGCCGGTCCTTACCCCCAACGGCCGATACGTAGCGTTTGTTTCCGCCGCCTCGAATATCCTGCCGGGAGCGACCGCCGGATTCTTCCAGGTCTACGTTCGCGATCTTCAGAACGGTACCGTCACACGGGCCAGCGTAGCCACGGACGGTACCATCGGCGCGCGTGGGGGTACCAGCCCCTCCATTTGCGACGATGGGCGATACGTGGCGTTCACATCGCAGTCGGCTAACCTTGTCGCTGGGGACACCGATGGCGCCAACGATTACTTCGTCCGGGATATGGTGGCGCAGACGACCACCCGGGTGAGCGTGGCATACGATGGTGCGCAGTCCAACGGCGACGTTTGGCGGGCCGCCATGAGTGGGGAGGGACAGTGCTTCGCGTTCGCGTCCGAGGCGACGAATCTCATCCCGGGCGGATCCAGCGGGCGCCAGATCTTCCTTCGGAAGGCTGCGTCGAATCCCCCGTATGTTCCATCAGATGTGGCCAGCGCCGCGAAGGCGATCGCGGGCCTCACCGTGCTGTCGGCGTCGGACAGCGCTCGCCTGAACGTGGTGGACCCGGCAACGAGCGGCGTCGATCTTCGCGACGCCGTGCGCATCATGCGCAAGGCAGCGGGACTTGACGCGAACCCGTAGCATCCTGAACCCGACGCTCAGCGGCGAGACACTGGGCAGCGCCGAGGCGATCACCAGCTTAGTTGCAGAAGGGTGACGCTCTGGCGGGGCAGCGTCACGTCCACGTCCACCTGTCCGTCCTGAACGGAGAGCCATTCCGGCGAGCCTTCCGCCGTCAGTTGGCCGGCGGCGCGGAGGGTCTCCACCTGTGCTGGAGTGGGCGTCTGGGGCGATCCCATGTCCTTCCAGACGGTGAAGGCGTTGCTGTGCTGTTCATCGATGGCGTACTTCCGGACCAGAACCCGCTTCGGGGACGACGTTATCTCGTTGACCGCCAGGCGAACACTCGCGGCAGGCCCTGCCACGTCATCGTCGTGGTAGTGCCAGAGCAGGACGGAGATATCGCGATCGGTTCCCGATGCCAGGCCGGATATGTCCGGTCTCTCTCTCGCTCCGGTTTTCAGCAGGGATTCCGCGCCAATGGCGCCGGTGCTGTCCAGTTGGAGTCGCTGACCGCGCATCAGGCCGAGCATCCGGAAGAGGTTGAGGATCGGCTTGTCGATGCCGTTCGTCGCCAGTGTACGGTATCCTTCGAAGTACGGCTGCCCTTCGAACTCGAAGGCCCAGGTCACGCTTCCCATGAGGTTCGCGTGGGTGCGCCGCGCGAGGTCGTACGTGCCGGCCAGCACGGCCGCGGTGTACGCCGGGTACTGGCTGCCGTTGCGGTAGCCGTTCTGGGGGAACCGCTTGGCCGAGTAGGCCGCCCCGCCCTCCGGATCGGACTCGCCCAAGATGATCGGCGTCTTCCGGTACTCCGGGAAGGAGGTCACAATCTCGAAACCACGGGCGATCGACTCCAGTTGGTGAGCGATGCCCATTCGCACGTGGCCGTCCACCATCGCCGTGTCGCCTTTCGGGTGGAATCCGACGTAATCCAGCGGGGAGCCGGTCTTTCCGGTGGCGTAGTTGGTACCGTGGGCGCAGTGATCGAGGAAGCGCCGGAGGAAATCGGCCGCGTGGGGGTAACGCGGCCCAGTTGAGTGCGGCCCCCCGATGCGCGCTGCGGGGAGCGCCCGCTTCACTGCGTCCGCCGAGTAATCGTAGAGCTTGAAGTATTCCTCCGGGGTGCCCTGCCAGTACGCGATGTCCGGCTCGTTCCAAACCTCCCAGAGCCACGTAGCGACGGCCTTCTCCCCGTATCGGTCCACGCAATGGCGCACCCAGTGGTAGACAAGGTCCGCCCATTTGCCGTAGTCCTTCGGCGGGTAGCCCCAGCCGGCCCATATCTCGCCGTCCGGGAAATGGTGCCGATAGGGTTCGGGCTTGACCGAGAGAGCCTCTGGCATGAAGCCGATCTCGACAAGGGGAACAACGCCGGTTTCCCGGAAGGTGTCGAAAATGCGGTCCAAAATCGTCCAGTCGTATACCGGCCGACCCGCGAGATCCTCAGTATAGGCGTTGGTGGAGCCCCACTTGAGAGAAGCGGTTCCGTCTCCCGACGTCAGAAGGTTGTGGGTCCGGATGTAAACCGGCACCGGACTGAGAGCGGACAGCTCCTTCAGCAGCGCGCGGCCGTGTTCCATCGTCGTGTAGTTCGGCTCGTCATACCCGAAATAGGCCCACGCGGGCTCCAGCGGGCCGAGCGACTTAGAGGCATCGACCTTCATCGTCACCGCGAGGTTCCCCTCCTTCACATCCGGCTCCTTCCCCCATGCCGACGCCGACATCAGCGTCACGGCCGCTGTCAGCAGTCGTGGCAGTGCGTTCGTTCGATGCTTCATGGCACTTTCGTTCCTTCGGAAACACGCGTCCGGGATTCGTTGGATATGGTGTGTCGGCAGGGCGCCAAGAGGCAAAGCCCGGGTCTTGGGCCGGGCGACAATGATGCGGGCACGGCTCTCATTAGCGCCGCGCCGGGCCCTGTATTGGATCGCCGGGGCCGCACCCGCTTACACGAGGTTGCTCACCATGGCGACAAGCTGTTCGCCGCTTGTCGCCGCCA is drawn from Armatimonadota bacterium and contains these coding sequences:
- a CDS encoding transposase; protein product: QRMDALYEQVRLLVNFFLPSMKLLEKTREGARVRKTYDTPRTPYQRVLASPDVSQEDKDRLTAVYDTLNPAEITRNIKKLQAELRSRKVRFLNEATKTPK
- a CDS encoding beta-xylosidase yields the protein MKHRTNALPRLLTAAVTLMSASAWGKEPDVKEGNLAVTMKVDASKSLGPLEPAWAYFGYDEPNYTTMEHGRALLKELSALSPVPVYIRTHNLLTSGDGTASLKWGSTNAYTEDLAGRPVYDWTILDRIFDTFRETGVVPLVEIGFMPEALSVKPEPYRHHFPDGEIWAGWGYPPKDYGKWADLVYHWVRHCVDRYGEKAVATWLWEVWNEPDIAYWQGTPEEYFKLYDYSADAVKRALPAARIGGPHSTGPRYPHAADFLRRFLDHCAHGTNYATGKTGSPLDYVGFHPKGDTAMVDGHVRMGIAHQLESIARGFEIVTSFPEYRKTPIILGESDPEGGAAYSAKRFPQNGYRNGSQYPAYTAAVLAGTYDLARRTHANLMGSVTWAFEFEGQPYFEGYRTLATNGIDKPILNLFRMLGLMRGQRLQLDSTGAIGAESLLKTGARERPDISGLASGTDRDISVLLWHYHDDDVAGPAASVRLAVNEITSSPKRVLVRKYAIDEQHSNAFTVWKDMGSPQTPTPAQVETLRAAGQLTAEGSPEWLSVQDGQVDVDVTLPRQSVTLLQLSW